In the genome of Geotrypetes seraphini chromosome 16, aGeoSer1.1, whole genome shotgun sequence, one region contains:
- the CEP250 gene encoding centrosome-associated protein CEP250 isoform X4, whose product MDWARSSGALQAVCLSLVSASLCTKDPNANQVTAVEMLNSRLEARIAELEQEVSERKKEVMRLHVKGEQEKTELRERIVDLSSTLTQLQREDAEKEETLRVLNDTLQMLESSRSEAEASLARSMEEETLSFQLAIRDIAKVLVEGSDSGIELSLTEPSPDVHESLVLLREALERREEGVRMLRNQLSEQQENLSALQKELDENRSQGDHRHQLHTELEALAREVEEGKEREQRLQIQMESLNGEHSRLVEQSESLQQRLEISEQEAQRLGRVNTDLQLQGDSLLQETEQQKQQKEEAMQGSQRVQKALETLEIQYSSLRTELRSAREALQTSYLEGELLRREHQETEAALRKMELSVAELEAEKTRLRSEVADLRDAGSKLGALSEALAQDKVELNRQLRQLEQENESLSLRIGKADHARASIHEELIVSQTQKEQLSLEKDQLERHLRDGNEERQELEAEVKGLRHEREEILERLQQIVRQQDGYSQDLERSRLETSRYSQTVGQLSRDKEALARERARMEVQLGAAERDRRGLSEQVTELRALKETLEASLFEAQEHISRLEIAEAQLEVKVQTITQAKETVQGEVSCLRNELESEKVKAETERETLAQQLSHFEQELQHTTRQLRRDHEEEVEELLQEKDSMHIQHEMVLALATERLAQHEAELVINYEERLERLHQESVVVRQAHHETLAQVEHSKQQELILLQGNQTLLEEEVQHLRELLQASEDKVAVTEGCFQNLEREIQVAHHTVEIRESETQALHLRIQTLEAAQREELQGRYLQLTEAVAERDTEVATLREKLDDNIRDQETLRTERDILKNELPRLSLCLVEKDGEITALRERIQENEKEKYTLRNEKERLSLHALEKDGEIEVLQKRIQDTEKETERLSQCIIERNGEITALRESVQESKEDRDTLRTDREALSLHIQARGGEIKALQERMKEIEKERQTLSLCVMQRDAEITTLEQSIQKSEKERSLLRSETERQALRVLEGDGEIEALQKRVQENEKGKERLSLHVMEREREITALQQKIRESEEERDTLRTDKERLSLHVMEREREITALQQRIRESEEERDTLRTDKERLSLHVMEREREITALQQRIRESEEERDTLRTDKERLSLDVMKKCGDIDVLQDWKEEREKERDTLTSEIERLSMCVTERDRQIIALQERMQENEEERDMLRCNIEELSVCIIERNREITVLRESEKERDTLKSELERMSLHLTERDSEVKALQERIQESEEERENLKNEVERLSLCVIEREREIEKLQEKIRESEDGETLRRELERLSLDKTEKEREVKTLQEMIRESDEERVSLRSKENSMSLLLTEKDREIAILKNRVKESEMEREMLKTKIETLSISVTESEIDKLSLPRMKKEMLCSDTERFFLSVIKRDEPGVPRTTIAAKNSDAASMKRQIHVPEEPCALETSQNSERPGEFQVTLKEDVFGVKDVEHWKTMLREKQREAEAQRQQISVLREYEEQQETELQLLQTRVQELTQMLLQRDCELESQQRQLQAYEEEEEAREIALREDLARVKAALQERAHEVESMKEWEEEEKTRMSFLQAALERSEMAVRQRDNEIASQRDQLSELRDQECEAEAKIKLLQESLGHLKLSLRDRQQDLELLRQQVEEQEEEEVKQTKVLRQSLEHAKAMLRERDGEIEALRGEIREQDEEEATQAEALSHVKVTLREREEEVESLRDQCERLRQVLRDREKELQVQEEQLRVLQQQEEDTQVALRLYRDRLVQLEEVAAREGESENTTLRMRLAQLQDQEEEEAAKARATLEILEHLQQVLSEKEQEIKNQKEKVRQVEEAMKEKEMEIKTLKERGQAVQKEMEEKETLLGNHDQLQHMLTRKNDEVRAQKEKIQKLEESVRGREKEVQTLNQRVQELQEQENKEHHGLQENLNQLKELLIRKDEMMKNQIEKINHLEEVLEERNKEMEALRGRIKVLQTQEEEANFRYLQLTLSKKDEELKGQREKVWHFESSLREQELELETLKEQVRTSETSLRQRKMEIEAMKEKVRRLCLQEEDEKDNLEDLHYLQQILTRKDEELKGQWEKISYLETSLRSRAMEAESLMEKLQGYETSLMEKKKEVKNLREKLQGYETFQREREMEIENLREKLRECRVSLTERGTEVETLREQARLQREEDTGKESHNLVQWTLSRKDEELKDQWEKVRHLEMSLKEKEMEVKSLRERETQIETLKEKIRVLQVQAEEEKALRLSLEHLSLNVQHKDQQLAASRERIQQLEKEESRQVRALQCDLEHVTSVLRHTESAEIKWKDKVQALTTTLLESEVETKALRENMEVLKGLVSERDRDHRLHQSANDNEEGLQERAEDHGVLQERLNCLQRAVAELEHDKQGLESLNLQLKTTLERVEKDRRKWKKDYRHMLVGRCHFSGLKSDDFGHPSMGKLIVGDQVKDLEESWQSLPELLKEVSFLRTQLLLERRQKSDYIERCTRNSNELSDLHRDLSQSLATVSRYPEPSVLELETLRLDESLNQSLVSSGIGPHFPKDFLMSSTPQHGESKQKPESTMGEEPVP is encoded by the exons ATGGATTGGGCTCGCTCCTCTGGCGCTCTGCAGGCTGTCTGTCTTAGCCTGGTCTCTGCGAGCCTGTGCACAAAGGACCCAAATGCCAATCAAGTAACAGCAGTGGAGATGCTTAATTCACGATTGGAGGCGAGGATTGCGGAGCTGGAGCAGGAAGTGAGTGAGAGGAAAAAGGAAGTGATGCGGCTCCATGTCAAAGGGGAGCAGGAGAAGACAGAGCTTCGAGAGAG GATTGTGGATCTCTCCTCCACACTAACACAGCTGCAGAGGGAGGACGCAGAGAAGGAGGAGACGTTGAGGGTGCTGAATGACACCCTGCAGATGCTG GAGTCGAGTCGCTCAGAGGCTGAGGCCTCACTGGCCAGGAGCATGGAGGAAGAGACGCTGTCATTTCAGCTGGCTATAAGGGATATTGCCAAG GTGCTGGTGGAAGGATCAGACAGTGGAATTGAGCTCTCGCTGACTGAGCCGTCGCCAGATGTCCATGAATCTCTCGTCCTATTGCGGGAAGCgctggagaggagggaggagggagtcaGG ATGCTGCGGAATCAGTTATCGGAGCAGCAGGAGAACTTGTCTGCTCTGCAAAAGGAGCTTGATGAGAACCGCTCCCAGGGAGATCATCGACATCAGCTCCACACAGAACTGGAGGCTCTTGCCCGAGAGGTGGAAGAGGGGAAAGAGCGGGAGCAGCGACTCCAGATTCAGATGGAATCGCTGAATGG TGAGCACTCTCGTCTAGTGGAACAATCGGAGAGCCTGCAGCAGCGGCTTGAGATCTCAGAGCAAGAGGCGCAGCGGTTGGGACGCGTGAACACAGATCTGCAGTTGCAGGGAGATTCCTTGCTGCAGGAGAcggagcagcagaagcagcagaaaGAGGAGGCAATGCAGGGCAGCCAGCGGGT TCAGAAGGCCCTGGAGACCCTGGAGATTCAATACTCCTCGTTGCGAACAGAGCTCAGGTCTGCACGAGAGGCCCTGCAGACATCCTACCTGGAGGGGGAGCTGTTGCGAAGGGAGCATCAGGAGACAGAGGCTGCGTTGCGTAAG ATGGAGTTGTCAGTGGCTGAGCTGGAGGCGGAAAAGACCAGGCTGAGGTCAGAAGTCGCAGACCTACGGGACGCAGGATCCAAGTTGGGAGCTTTGAGCGAAGCTCTGGCTCAGGATAAGGTGGAACTGAACCGACAGCTGAGGCAG CTGGAACAGGAGAATGAGTCACTCTCTCTGCGGATTGGAAAGGCAGACCATGCCAGAGCTTCCATCCACGAGGAGCTTATTGTGTCTCAGACGCAGAAGGAACAGCTGTCATTGGAGAAGGACCAACTGGAGCGGCATCTGCGAGATGGGAATGAAGAACGACAAGAACTGGAGGCAGAAGTGAAGGGCCTGAGACATGAAAGAGAGGAGATTCTAGAAAGGCTGCAGCAG ATCGTCAGGCAGCAGGATGGGTACAGCCAAGACCTGGAACGCTCTCGTCTAGAGACATCTCGCTACAGTCAGACAGTGGGACAGCTGTCTCGGGATAAGGAAGCCTTAGCGCGAGAGCGGGCCAGAATGGAGGTGCAGCTGGGAGCTGCCGAAAGAGACAGGAGAGGGCTCTCTGAACAGGTGACAGAACTGAG GGCCCTGAAGGAGACCCTGGAGGCCAGTCTGTTTGAGGCTCAAGAGCACATCTCAAGGCTGGAGATTGCAGAAGCTCAGCTGGAGGTCAAAGTTCAAACAATCACTCAGGCCAAAGAGACTGTCCAAG GGGAGGTCAGCTGCTTGCGGAATGAGCTTGAGTCTGAGAAAGTGAAAGCAGAGACGGAAAGAGAAACTCTGGCGCAGCAACTCTCCCACTTTGAGCAGGAACTCCAGCATACTACGAGGCAACTGCGCAGAGATCACGAGGAAGAGGTTGAGGAACTGCTACAGGAGAAG GACAGCATGCATATCCAGCATGAGATGGTGCTGGCCCTGGCCACAGAACGCCTGGCACAACATGAGGCAGAGCTGGTGATTAATTACGAGGAGAGGTTGGAGCGCCTGCATCAGGAGAGTGTTGTTGTGCGGCAGGCTCACCACGAGACCCTGGCCCAGGTGGAGCACAGCAAGCAGCAG gAGCTGATCCTGCTGCAGGGCAACCAAACGCTCTTGGAAGAGGAGGTGCAGCACCTCCGGGAATTATTGCAGGCCTCTGAGGATAAGGTTGCTGTCACCGAGGGCTGTTTTCAGAATCTCGAGAGAGAGATCCAAGTTGCTCATCATACTGTGGAGATAAGAGAGAGTGAGACACAGGCCCTGCACCTCCGAATTCAGACACTGGAGGCGGCGCAGAGGGAGGAGCTACAGGGGCGTTACTTGCAACTGACAGAAGCCGTGGCGGAGAGAGACACTGAAGTAGCAACACTGAGAGAGAAGTTAGATGACAATATACGGGACCAAGAGACACTAAGGACTGAGCGAGATATACTAAAGAATGAGCTACCGAGATTGTCTCTGTGTCTCGTTGAGAAAGATGGGGAGATTACAGCCCTGCGAGAGAGAATACAAGAGAACGAAAAGGAGAAATACACATTGAGAAATGAGAAAGAGAGACTTTCTCTACATGCTCTAGAGAAAGATGGAGAAATAGAGGTCCTACAGAAAAGGATTCAGGATACTGAAAAGGAAACAGAAAGATTGTCTCAATGCATCATAGAGAGAAATGGGGAGATTACAGCGCTACGAGAGAGTGTGCAAGAAAGCAAAGAGGATAGAGATACACTGAGAACCGATAGAGAAGCTCTCTCTCTACATATTCAAGCAAGAGGTGGAGAGATCAAGGCTCTGCAGGAGAGAATGAAGGAGattgagaaagaaaggcagacgtTGTCTCTGTGTGTCATGCAGAGAGATGCTGAGATTACAACCCTAGAACAAAGCATACAAAAAAGCGAGAAAGAGAGAAGTCTACTGAGAAGTGAAACTGAGAGACAAGCTCTACGTGTTTTGGAAGGAGATGGAGAAATTGAAGCCCTGCAAAAAAGAGTACAGGAGAATGAGAAAGGCAAAGAGAGACTCTCGCTGCATGTTatggagcgagagagagagattacAGCCCTGCAACAGAAAATACGAGAGAGCGAGGAGGAGAGAGACACACTGAGAACTGATAAAGAAAGACTGTCTCTTCATGTTatggagcgagagagagagattacAGCCCTGCAACAGAGAATACGAGAGAGCGAGGAGGAGAGAGACACACTGAGAACTGATAAAGAAAGACTGTCTCTTCATGTTatggagcgagagagagagattacAGCCCTGCAACAGAGAATACGAGAGAGCGAGGAGGAGAGGGACACACTGAGAACTGATAAAGAAAGACTCTCTCTAGATGTCATGAAGAAATGTGGAGACATTGATGTCCTACAGGACTGGAAAGAAGAGCGCGAAAAGGAAAGAGACACACTGACAAGTGAAATAGAAAGGCTGTCTATGTGTgttacagagagagacagacagattaTAGCCCTGCAAGAGAGGATGCAAGAGAACGAGGAGGAAAGAGACATGCTGAGGTGCAACATAGAAGAACTTTCTGTATGCATCATAGAGAGAAACCGGGAAATCACAGTCCTACGAGAGAGtgaaaaggagagagacacacTGAAGAGTGAGCTAGAGAGAATGTCACTACATTTGACTGAAAGGGACAGCGAGGTCAAGGCTCTGCAGGAGAGGATACAAGAgagtgaagaggagagagagaacctGAAAAATGAGGTCGAAAGACTTTCTTTGTGtgtgatagagagagaaagagagatagaaaagtTGCAAGAAAAGATAAGAGAGAGTGAAGACGGAGAAACATTGAGGCGGGAGCTAGAAAGACTCTCTCTAGATAAGACTGAGAAAGAGAGGGAAGTCAAGACTCTGCAAGAGATGATACGAGAGAGCGATGAGGAGAGAGTGTCATtgagaagtaaggagaacagCATGTCTCTTCTTCTGACAGAGAAGGACAGAGAAATTGCAATCCTGAAAAATAGGGTGAAAGAAagtgagatggagagagagatgctgaagaCTAAGATTGAGACACTGTCTATATCTGTGACAGAAAGTGAAATAGATAAGCTATCTTTACCTAGGATGAAGAAAGAGATGCTGTGCAGTGATACAGAGAGATTCTTTTTGAGCGTTATAAAGAGAGATGAGCCAGGGGTCCCGAGAACTACCATTGCAGCAAAGAACAGTGATGCTGCATCTATGAAACGGCAGATCCATGTGCCAGAAGAACCTTGCGCATTGGAAACGTCACAGAATTCGGAGCGACCTGGAGAATTTCAGGTGACGCTGAAAGAGGATGTGTTTGGGGTGAAGGATGTGGAACACTGGAAGACAATGCTGcgggagaagcagagagaggcaGAAGCTCAGCGCCAGCAGATCAGTGTACTTAGGGAGTATGAAGAACAGCAGGAAACAGAGTTGCAACTTCTTCAGACCAGGGTGCAGGAGCTAACCCAAATGTTACTTCAAAGGGATTGTGAGCTTGAatcccagcagcggcagctccaGGCATACGAGGAAGAAGAAGAGGCCAGAGAAATTGCTCTCCGTGAAGACCTGGCAAGGGTTAAGGCTGCACTTCAGGAACGGGCACATGAGGTAGAGTCTATGAAGGAGtgggaggaagaggagaagacACGAATGAGCTTCCTGCAGGCTGCACTAGAACGTTCTGAGATGGCTGTTCGTCAGCGAGACAACGAGATTGCATCCCAAAGGGATCAGCTCAGTGAACTTCGAGACCAGGAATGTGAGGCAGAGGCAAAGATAAAATTGCTGCAGGAGAGCCTGGGACACCTCAAGTTATCACTGAGGGATAGGCAGCAGGACTTGGAGTTACTTAGGCAGCAGGTCGAAGAGCAAGAAGAAGAGGAGGTGAAGCAGACAAAGGTCTTGCGGCAAAGTTTAGAGCATGCCAAGGCTATGCTGAGAGagcgggatggagaaattgaagcATTGCGTGGCGAGATCCGAGAACAGGATGAAGAGGAGGCCACACAAGCAGAAGCTCTAAGCCATGTTAAGGTCACTTTAcgagaaagagaagaagaagtggaatctcttagagatcAATGTGAGAGACTACGTCAAGTgttgagagacagagagaaggagCTCCAAGTTCAAGAGGAACAGCTAAGAGTTTtgcagcagcaggaggaagaCACACAAGTAGCCCTCAGGTTATACCGAGACCGTCTTGTACAGCTGGAGGAAGTTGctgcaagagagggagagagtgaaAACACAACTCTGAGGATGAGGCTTGCCCAGCTCCAAGACCaagaggaagaggaagcagcCAAGGCCAGGGCAACGCTGGAGATCCTAGAGCATCTCCAACAAGTACTAAGTGAAAAGGAACAGGAGATAAAAAACCAGAAGGAGAAAGTCAGGCAAGTTGAGGAAGCCATGAAGGAGAAGGAGATGGAAATAAAGACCCTGAAGGAAAGAGGCCAAGCAGTCCAGAAAGAGATGGAAGAGAAGGAAACACTGTTGGGGAACCATGACCAACTACAGCATATGTTAACCAGAAAAAATGATGAGGTGAGAGCTCAAAAGGAAAAGATTcaaaagcttgaagaatctgtgaGGGGCAGAGAAAAGGAAGTGCAGACCTTGAACCAGAGGGTTCAAGAGCTTCAGGAACAAGAGAATAAGGAACATCATGGCCTACAAGAGAACCTGAACCAGTTAAAAGAGTTGCTGATCAGAAAAGATGAGATGATGAAAAATCAGATAGAAAAGATCAACCACTTAGAAGAAGTTCTAgaggagagaaataaagagaTGGAGGCCCTGAGAGGAAGAATCAAAGTGCTTCAAACACAGGAGGAAGAGGCAAATTTCAGATATCTCCAACTGACACTGAGCAAGAAGGATGAAGAACTGAAAGGTCAGAGGGAGAAAGTTTGGCATTTTGAGAGTTCTTTGAGGGAGCAAGAGTTGGAATTGGAAACCTTAAAAGAGCAAGTCAGAACATCTGAGACTTCTTTGAGGCAGAGAAAGATGGAAATAGAAGCTATGAAGGAGAAGGTCAGAAGACTTTGTTTGCAAGAAGAAGATGAAAAGGATAATTTGGAGGATTTGCATTATCTCCAGCAGATACTGACCAGGAAGGATGAGGAGTTGAAAGGTCAGTGGGAGAAGATCAGTTATCTTGAGACTTCTTTGAGGTCAAGAGCAATGGAAGCAGAAAGCCTGATGGAAAAACTCCAAGGGTATGAGACCTCTTTgatggagaaaaagaaagaagttaAGAACCTGAGGGAGAAGCTTCAAGGATACGAGACCtttcagagggagagagagatggaaatagAAAACCTGAGGGAAAAGCTCAGAGAATGCAGGGTCTCTTTAACAGAGAGAGGCACAGAAGTGGAGACCCTGAGGGAACAGGCCAGACTTCAAAGGGAAGAAGATACTGGGAAAGAGAGCCATAATCTTGTCCAGTGGACACTGTCCAGAAAGGATGAAGAGCTGAAAGACCAATGGGAAAAAGTCAGGCACCTCGAGATGTCTCTCAAGGAGAAAGAGATGGAAGTAAAGTcacttagagagagagagactcaaATAGAAACCCTGAAGGAGAAGATCAGAGTACTCCAGGTGCAAGCTGAAGAGGAAAAGGCTCTCAGACTATCACTGGAACATCTCAGTTTGAATGTTCAGCATAAAGATCAGCAATTGGCAGCGAGCAGAGAGAGAATCCAACAACTTGAGAAAGAGGAGAGCAGGCAGGTAAGGGCCTTGCAGTGTGACCTGGAACACGTGACCTCTGTCCTGCGGCATACTGAGAGTGCAGAAATTAAGTGGAAGGACAAAGTACAAGCATTGACAACTACCCTGCTGGAGAGTGAGGTTGAGACAAAGGCATTGAGAGAGAACATGGAGGTATTGAAGGGCCTGGTGTCTGAGAGAGATCGTGACCATCGACTTCACCAG AGTGCTAATGACAATGAGGAGGGACTTCAAGAGCGAGCAGAAGATCATGGAGTTCTGCAGGAACGTCTAAACTGTCTCCAGCGGGCAGTGGCAGAACTGGAACATGACAAACAAGGCCTGGAGAGCCTCAACTTACAACTGAAGacaaccttggagagg GTGGAGAAAGATAGGAGGAAGTGGAAGAAGGATTACAGGCACATGCTTGTGGGAAGATGTCACTTCTCAGGACTTAAATCTGATGATTTTGGCCATCCATCGATGGGAAAG CTGATCGTAGGGGATCAAGTGAAAGATCTAGAGGAATCGTGGCAGAGTCTGCCAGAGCTACTGAAAGAG GTCTCCTTTCTACGGACTCAGTTGTTGCTGGAGCGCCGTCAGAAGAGTGATTACATTGAGCGCTGTACCAGGAACAGTAATGAGCTCTCTGACCTCCATCGTGACCTCTCACAATCGTTGGCCACTGTGAGTCGCTACCCTGAGCCTTCAGTCCTGGAACTGGAAACGCTGCGCCTGGATGAGTCACTAAACCAGAGCTTAGTGTCATCTGGAATCGGTCCCCATTTTCCCAAAGACTTTCTGATGAGCTCCACGCCACAACATGGGGAGTCGAAGCAAAAACCAGAAAGCACAATGGGAGAGGAGCCTGTACCCTGA